One Hordeum vulgare subsp. vulgare chromosome 4H, MorexV3_pseudomolecules_assembly, whole genome shotgun sequence DNA window includes the following coding sequences:
- the LOC123449159 gene encoding ATP-dependent Clp protease ATP-binding subunit CLPT1, chloroplastic-like, whose protein sequence is MATAAQVAATFLSFLSCPRHHTAPSPSASFLVTPVLPASLRAAAAGGPTLTFGCRGRRVAVAVVAQLPTMIPELASGEKKIRWSSRAVRSFAMAELEARKMRYPTTGTEGLLMGILVEGTSDAAKLMRANGITLLTVRDAAATILGKSEMFYFSPMHPPLTESAQRALDWAVNEKLKSGEDGEVTANHLFLAIWSDKESAGHKVLASLGFDDQKASLLAKTAGEEKAMSPR, encoded by the exons ATGGCGACCGCCGCCCAGGTCGCCGCCAcattcctctccttcctctcatGCCCCCGTCACCACACCGCTCCCTCTCCTTCCGCCTCCTTCCTGGTGACCCCGGTATTGCCCGCCTCGCTCCGGGCCGCTGCCGCGGGGGGCCCAACCCTCACATTCGGCTGCCGGGGCCGtcgcgtcgccgtcgccgtcgtcgctcAGCTCCCTACTAT GATTCCGGAGCTAGCTAGCGGGGAGAAGAAAATCCG GTGGTCATCGAGGGCGGTGCGATCATTTGCAATGGCAGAACTGGAGGCACGGAAGATGAGGTACCCAACCACAGGCACCGAGGGGCTTCTTATGGGCATACTCGTTGAAG GAACTAGTGATGCGGCAAAACTTATGCGTGCTAATGGAATCACATTGCTCACGGTGCGTGACGCGGCAGCAACAATACTTGGGAAGTCAGAAATGTTTTACTTCAGTCCTATGCATCCACCATTGACAGAATCTGCACAGCGTGCCCTTGATTGGGCTGTAAACGAGAAACTAAAATCAG GTGAGGATGGGGAGGTAACGGCCAACCATTTGTTCCTGGCGATATGGTCAGATAAAGAGTCGGCTGGTCATAAGGTTCTGGCTTCCCTTGGTTTTGATGATCAGAAAGCCAGTTTGCTGGCCAAAACG GCAGGAGAAGAGAAAGCAATGAGTCCTAGATAG